A genomic segment from Drosophila miranda strain MSH22 chromosome 3, D.miranda_PacBio2.1, whole genome shotgun sequence encodes:
- the LOC108158472 gene encoding transient receptor potential cation channel trpm isoform X17 yields the protein MLKQKRLAKQKPKAKPHQPRSWIETNFQKRECIKFIPCPKDNTRCCCGQAQITHQTIQGIESGSPGDLWLPTKHTRPQPTDAYGTIEFQGGAHPTKAQYVRLSFDTRPELLVQLFTKEWNLELPKLLITVQGGKANFDLQAKLKKEIRKGLLKAAKTTGAWIFTGGTNTGVTKQVGDALLLEGQQRTGRVVSIGIAPWGIVERNHELLGHNREVPCHSISSPRSKLAVLNNRHAYFLLVDNGTQAKYGAELILRRKLEKFISNLKLHPFTHSSTPVVCLVIEGGTNTIRAVLEYVTDSPPVPVVVCDGSGRAADLLAFVHKYASDGEEQPVLESMRDYLIGTIQKTFEVGLDQAEKLYQELLQCTRNKNLITVFRIQEKPEGEAQELDQTILTALFKSQHLSPPEQLSLALTWNRVDIARSEIFVYGQEWPHGALDEAMMQALEHDRIDFVKLLLENGVSMKKFLTIPRLEELYNTKHGPANTLGYILRDVRPHIPKGYIYTLHDIGLVINKLMGGAYRSYYTRRKFRPIYAKVMNSYANACRKSSTYQYQRYAGANSLSLVTGLLPFTSEMALFEFPFNELLIWAVLTKRQQMALLMWTHGEEALAKSLVSCKLYKAMAHEAAEDDLDTEIYEELRSYAKEFESKGNKLLDFSYRQDAEKAQRLLTCELHSWSNQSCLSLAVAANHRALLAHPCSQVILADLWMGGLRTRKNTNFKVILGLVMPLYIRQLDFKSKEELQQMPQTEEEHLENQNLDNDDSDRSQPDAEALLADTYSVRDTKVHENGKVSLTDSDPAQFREFFNLSEYNEIKQHQPLRLKKKFHEFYTAPITKFWADSIAYMFFLIMFSFTVLVKMGPVPRWQEWYSIAYITTLGFEKVREIISSEPVAITHKFSVWAWNMWNPCDGAAIILFLIGLAFRFRPNTMDIGRVIYCVDSIYWYLRILNILGVNKYLGPLVTMMGKMVKNMIYFVVLLAVVLMSFGVSRQAILYPNSEPTWRLIREVTYQPYFMLYGEVFADDIDPPCGEDPRQPACVTGHWVTPITMSMYLLIANILLINLLIAVFNNIFNEVNSVSHQVWMFQRFTVVMEYQQKPVLPPPFIAFCHFYSLLKYCVRKAKGLEVQRDNGLKLFLEKDDLERLYDFEEECVEGFFHEQEIILNQSTDERVKNTTDRVETMSQKIEDINQKENIQTATVQNIEFRLRKMEESSEQILSHLAVIHRFMSTHTVGTDDMRGSAINIPAEIHRIRTISMSDTDGGGGSSGNGGGGGGGAAVPLVLGAGLNVNSLQVTNRRRFNRSLTEVRPDAYILDEGTHFEVVPLPEEPDEVVKSREALNEQVVRKASMQSEADSDIYLPLSQRPSTCETVKRTPYVTVRQDTGASTESKDTLTPLGTNDDDQTLVGGDNSDDAAPDINFEAARHRALRQRTVSLCRRNSETYSLAGADINRSHISLNQLTMLSRRQMSLTQSEPDSDKDAPPAAAGSTHPGKSVLHAKPSRNILLKLHSEYTSITDELESVCHMIASPTVSLQSNKASLDRPKTEMSRAEAAALQEKKHLKECEENDYRILEGLFEARGSIDASAEAFESVISVDYSHRYPLRRETAVELSPSKPSAEVDLMGGGGGGGDSSDTSGAGSCSAMGAVSSGFQLKNERPWQRNSSMEQQTYPSPLVPSRATSDFLNPPFESSGRLFKKSSESLQKNSSTETDYSAHPYRFIKQSSNETNTSLTGSYNVDTPSLTAEPSLDACDSHSATGISISVGAAGGTAARYQPIRTTSIGAADGRQLRDESSSSLQSPELGVQCSAPVTMQAPPAVPTRPMLLKKQFSLDKGKPQQAQITAEAMAIPESGLDAATVSQARVKLISSLKPQSHTSKLGMNVLKESSSSTEGSRDGEGLSTTSSAKNSNPALSIPQISTHLVQDEIAKLSSNIKSSTESEKDPPYNETMC from the exons CATCAGCCGCGCAGTTGGATCGAGACAAATTTTCAGAAGCGCGAGTGCATCAAGTTCATACCATGCCCAAAGGACAACACAAG GTGCTGCTGCGGCCAGGCCCAAATCACGCATCAGACCATACAGGGCATCGAGAGCGGCTCGCCGGGGGACCTCTGGCTGCCGACGAAGCACACCCGACCACAGCCCACGGACGCCTATGGAACGATTGAGTTCCAAGGCGGTGCCCATCCCACAAAGGCTCAG TACGTTCGTTTGTCCTTCGACACTCGTCCAGAGCTGCTGGTGCAGCTGTTCACAAAGGAATGGAACCTGGAACTGCCGAAACTTCTGATCACCGTCCAAGGCGGCAAGGCCAACTTTGATTTGCAGGCGAAGCTAAAGAAG GAGATACGCAAAGGACTGCTGAAGGCGGCCAAGACCACGGGAGCGTGGATATTCACCGGCGGCACCAACACCG GGGTCACCAAGCAAGTGGGCGACGCCCTGCTCCTGGAGGGTCAGCAACGGACTGGGCGTGTGGTCAGCATCGGCATTGCCCCCTGGGGCATAGTCGAGCGCAATCATGAGCTGCTGGGGCACAATCGGGAGGTGCCTTGCCACAGCATTAGTTCGCCCAG ATCGAAATTGGCCGTGCTAAACAATCGGCACGCCTACTTCCTGCTAGTCGACAATGGGACCCAGGCGAAGTACGGGGCTGAATTGATTTTGCGGCGGAAGCTGGAGAAGTTCATATCGAACCTGAAGCTGCATCCAT TCACACATTCCAGTACGCCCGTCGTCTGCCTGGTGATCGAAGGCGGCACCAACACCATACGTGCGGTGCTCGAGTACGTGACGGACTCGCCGCCGGTGCCCGTAGTGGTGTGCGATGGATCCGGGCGTGCCGCCGACCTGCTCGCCTTCGTCCACAA ATATGCCTCGGACGGAGAGGAGCAGCCTGTGCTGGAGTCGATGAGGGATTATCTAATTGGAACCATACAGAAAACCTTCGAGGTGGGCCTGGACCAGGCCGAGAAACTCTACCAGGAGCTGCTGCAGTGCACGCGCAACAAGAACCTG ATTACCGTCTTTCGCATACAGGAAAAGCCCGAGGGCGAGGCGCAGGAGCTGGATCAGACCATTCTAACGGCCCTCTTCAAGTCGCAGCATCTCAGCCCTCCAGAGCAATTGAGTTTGGCACTGACATGGAACCGGGTGGACATAGCACGCAGCGAGATATTTGTCTACGGCCAGGAATGGCCCCACG GCGCCCTGGATGAAGCCATGATGCAGGCCCTGGAACACGATAGAATCGATTTTGTCAAATTACTTTTGGAGAACGGCGTTTCAATGAAGAAATTTTTAACAATACCGCGCCTCGAGGAGCTCTACAACACAAAGCACGGCCCGGCCAACACACTGGG GTACATTCTGCGCGATGTGCGGCCCCACATACCCAAGGGCTACATTTACACTCTCCACGACATTGGCCTGGTGATCAATAAACTGATGGGCGGCGCCTACCG GTCCTATTACACGCGCCGCAAGTTCCGTCCCATCTACGCCAAGGTCATGAACAGCTATGCCAACGCCTGCCGGAAGTCCTCGACATATCAATACCAAAGGTATGCGGGAGCCAATTCACTAAGTCTGGTGACGGGACTGCTGCCGTTTACCTCGGAGATGGCGCTGTTCGAGTTCCCGTTCAACGAGCTGCTG ATTTGGGCCGTTCTGACCAAGCGGCAGCAAATGGCTCTGCTCATGTGGACGCACGGCGAGGAGGCACTAGCCAAGTCACTGGTTTCCTGCAAACTTTACAAGGCCATGGCGCATGAGGCGGCCGAGGACGACTTGGACACAGAGATCTACGAGGAGCTGCGCTCCTATGCCAAGGAGTTCGAGAGCAAAG GCAACAAGCTCCTGGACTTCAGCTACCGCCAGGACGCGGAGAAGGCGCAACGTTTGCTCACCTGCGAGCTGCATTCGTGGTCCAACCAGAGCTGCCTGTCACTGGCCGTGGCGGCGAATCACCGGGCTCTCCTTGCCCACCCCTGTAGTCAGGTCATCCTGGCCGATCTCTGGATGGGCGGCCTACGCACCCGCAAGAATACCAACTTCAAG GTCATCTTGGGCTTGGTGATGCCTTTGTACATCAGGCAGCTGGACTTCAAGTCAAAGGAAGAGCTCCAGCAAATGCCGCAAACCGAGGAGGAGCACTTGGAGAACCAAAACTTGGACAATGACGATTCGGATCGCTCCCAGCCCGATGCCGAG GCTCTATTGGCGGATACTTATTCAGTACGCGATACAAAAGTACACGAAAATGGCAAA GTCTCGCTCACTGACTCAGATCCCGCGCAGTTCCGGGAGTTCTTCAACTTGTCGGAGTACAACGAAATCAAGCAGCACCAGCCCCTGCGCCTGAAGAAAAAGTTCCACGAGTTTTACACAGCCCCCATTACCAAGTTCTGGGCTGATTCG ATTGCCTACATGTTCTTTCTGATAATGTTCTCGTTCACGGTTCTGGTCAAGATGGGACCGGTGCCGCGGTGGCAGGAGTGGTATTCGATAGCTTACATCACGACTCTGGGATTCGAGAAGGTTCGCGAAATCATATCCTCGGAGCCAGTGGCCATTAC GCATAAATTTTCTGTGTGGGCGTGGAACATGTGGAACCCGTGCGACGGAGCTGCCATAATACTCTTCCTCATTGGTCTGGCATTCCGCTTCCGCCCCAACACAATGGACATCGGACGAGTCATCTACTGCGTGGACAGCATCTACTGGTATCTGCGCATACTGAACATCCTTGGCGTCAATAAATATCTTG GTCCCCTGGTCACCATGATGGGTAAAATGGTCAAGAACATGATATACTTCGTCGTCCTGTTGGCTGTCGTCCTGATGAGCTTCGGCGTCAGCCGTCAGGCCATACTGTACCCCAACAGCGAGCCAACTTGGCGGCTGATCAGAGAG GTCACCTACCAACCCTACTTCATGCTGTACGGGGAGGTGTTTGCCGACGACATTGACCCTCCCTGCGGCGAGGATCCGCGTCAGCCGGCCTGCGTGACGG GCCATTGGGTGACACCGATAACGATGTCCATGTATCTGTTGATTGCCAATATTCTGTTGATAAATCTGCTCATCGCCGTGTTCAACAATATCTTCAACGAGGTGAACTCGGTGTCACATCAG GTTTGGATGTTCCAGCGATTCACGGTGGTGATGGAGTACCAGCAGAAGCCCGTCCTGCCGCCGCCTTTCATTGCCTTTTGCCATTTCTATTCCCTGCTAAAGTACTGTGTGCGCAAAGCGAAAG GATTGGAGGTGCAGCGGGACAATGGTCTCAAACTGTTCCTGGAGAAGGATGACTTGGAACGACTGTACGACTTTGAGGAGGAATGCGTGGAGGGTTTTTTCCACGAACAGGAAATAATATTGAATCAGTCCACCGACGAGCGGGTGAAGAACACAACGGACCGGGTCGAGACCATGTCCCAGAAAATCGAGGACATCAATCAAAAGGAGAACATACAAACAGCTACTGTGCAG AACATTGAATTTCGTTTGCGGAAGATGGAGGAGTCGTCCGAACAGATACTGTCCCACCTGGCGGTCATACATCGCTTCATGTCTACACACACGGTAGGTACGGATGACATGCGCGGCTCCGCGATAAACATTCCAGCTGAAATCCATCGCATTCGCACCATTTCAATGTCGGATACCGATGGCGGCGGTGGAAGCTCAGGAAATGGAGGGGGCGGTGGTGGAGGCGCTGCAGTGCCGCTTGTTCTAGGTGCCGGCCTGAATGTAAATTCCTTGCAG GTGACCAACCGACGCCGCTTTAATCGCTCTCTAACGGAGGTGCGTCCAGACGCCTACATCCTCGACGAAGGCACCCACTTTGAGGTGGTGCCCTTGCCGGAGGAGCCGGATGAAGTGGTCAAGTCGCGGGAGGCCCTCAACGAGCAGGTCGTGCGGAAGGCATCGATGCAGTCGGAGGCAGACTCGGATATCTATCTGCCGTTATCGCAGCGTCCCTCTACCTGTGAGACGGTGAAGCGCACTCCATATGTTACTGTGCGCCAGGACACGGGGGCCAGCACGGAGAGTAAGGACACCTTGACACCTCTAGGCACCAACGATGACGACCAGACGCTCGTCGGGGGCGACAACTCCGATGATGCGGCCCCGGACATCAACTTTGAGG CTGCCAGGCATCGAGCGCTGCGCCAGCGCACAGTCTCGCTCTGCCGCCGCAACTCGGAGACGTATTCGCTGGCCGGCGCGGACATAAACCGATCGCACATTAGCCTTAACCAGCTGACAATGCTGTCGCGTCGCCAGATGAGCCTGACTCAGTCCGAGCCGGACAGTGACAAGGACGCGCCGCCAGCGGCTGCAGGCAGCACACATCCGG GTAAATCAGTATTGCATGCGAAACCCTCAAGAAATATCTTGCTGAAACTGCACAGCGAGTACACGTCGATCACTGATGAGCTGGAGAGCGTCTGCCACATGATTGCCTCGCCAACGGTCTCCCTGCAGAGTAACAAAG CTTCATTGGATCGCCCCAAGACGGAAATGTCGCGCGCAGAAGCCGCGGCATTACAAGAGAAGAAGCATTTGAAGGAGTGTGAGGAGAACGATTACAGAATACTAGAGGGCCTGTTCGAGGCACGTGGATCCATCGATGCCAGCGCCGAGGCCTTTGAG AGCGTCATATCCGTGGACTACAGCCATCGCTATCCACTGCGTCGAGAGACTGCCGTGGAGCTGTCGCCTTCGAAGCCCTCAGCTGAGGTTGATCTCATGGGGGGCGGCGGAGGTGGCGGAGACAGCAGCGATACAAGTGGAGCAGGTAGCTGCAGTGCCATGGGGGCAGTCTCAAGTGGGTTTCAGCTCAAAAACGAGCGCCCCTGGCAGCGCAACTCCTCAATGGAGCAGCAGACATATCCGTCACCTCTGGTTCCCTCGAGAGCCACAAGCGACTTCCTCAATCCACCCTTCGAAAGCAGCGGACGCCTGTTCAAGAAATCGAGCGAAAGTCTGCAGAAGAACTCCAGTACTGAAACAGACTATTCTGCCCATCCGTATCGCTTCATCAAGCAGAGTTCCAACGAGACGAACACCTCGCTCACCGGCTCCTACAACGTGGACACGCCCTCACTTACTGCGGAGCCCTCTTTGGATGCCTGCGACTCGCATTCGGCGACGGGAATTTCCATAAGCGTTGGTGCTGCTGGCGGAACTGCCGCGCGTTACCAGCCCATTCGCACGACTTCCATTGGCGCGGCCGATGGAAGGCAGCTGCGCGACGAGAGCTCTAGTTCGCTGCAGAGTCCAGAGCTCGGAGTCCAATGCTCGGCGCCAGTGACGATGCAGGCACCGCCAGCTGTACCAACACGCCCGATGCTGCTGAAGAAACAGTTTAGCCTCGACAAGGGCAAGCCACAGCAAGCGCAAATTACTGCAGAGGCTATGGCCATACCAGAATCGGGCTTAGATGCAGCAACTGTTTCCCAGGCCAGGGTCAAACTGATTTCCTCGCTAAAGCCTCAGTCTCATACGAGCAAGCTGGGAATGAACGTACTCAAGGAAAGCAGCTCCAGCACAGAGGGGTCCCGCGATGGCGAAGGCCTGTCCACTACGTCCTCGGCGAAAAACAGCAACCCGGCTCTCTCCATACCGCAGATTAGCACGCATCTGGTGCAAGATGAGATCGCCAAGCTGTCATCCAACATAAAAAGCAGCACTGAATCTGAAAAGGACCCGCCGTATAACGAGACAATGTGTTAG